From the genome of Alkalimarinus coralli:
TCCAATTATTTGATGTTAGATAAAATCGGGAAAACGGGTAAACCGATCATTTTGTCCAGTGGTCTCAGCAGTTTGGAGGATATTGAAGGTTCCTTAAACTTCCTCTCCCGTTATGGTAACGAAGTAGCAGTGCTTCAATGTACGACAAAATACCCTACAGCGTTTGAGGATGTCGGCCTAAACGTGATGACTGATATCCGCAAACGCTTCAGTGTCAAAACCGGTCTTTCCGACCATTCCGGGTCGATATTTCCAGCGTTGGCTGCAGCCTCACTGGGGGCGGATGTCATTGAAGTTCATACTGTATTTGACCGCAGAATGTTTGGGCCAGACTCATCTTCTTCGTTGACACTGGACGAACTTAGAGAATTGGTGAAAGGGATTAGGGCGATAGGTAAAATGTTGTCGGCTACTATTGATAAATCAAAGCCGCAGCTGGATCCAAACCTTAAAACACTATTCGGTAAAACGTTGTGTATTAACAAAAATAAAAATGCTGGTTCAATAATCAGTGTTGACGATTTGGATGGTAAAAAACCAGCTGGGCAAGGCGTGACTGTAACTGAGTTTGAGAAGGTTGTAGGCAAAAAGCTAACCCGTGGAATTCAACAGTGGGAATTTATTCAAGAAGCTGACTATGAATAAGAAAAAGATCTGCGTAGTGGTTGCCAGTCGAGCGAACTACGGGCGCGTAAAATATCTAATGAAGGCGATTCAAGCTCATGATGAGCTGGAGCTTCAGTTAATCGTAGGTGCGTCCACACTACTGTCCAGATTTGGTAAGGCTATAGATGTAATCAAAGAAGATGGCTTCACACCAGACCGCTCAATTCACTATGTAGTAGAAGGGGAAACGTTGCTAACGCAAGCCAAATCAACCGGCATCGGTATTGTCGAATTGTCCACTGCGTTTGATGACCTAAAACCTGATGCCGTTGTTACGGTTGCAGATCGATTTGAGACCAAGGCAACAGCGGTAGCCGCCACTTATTTGAATATCCCTCTTATCCATTTACAGGGTGGCGAGGTTAGTGGGAATATCGATGACCGTGTGCGGCACGCCATTACAAAGTTGGCAGACTTTCATTTTGTTGCTACAGAAGAGTCACGTAAACGGGTTATCCGAATGGGAGAAGAGCCAGAGACCGTTTTTAATTATGGCTGCCCTTCTATGGACGTACTAGTTTATGATTCTTTGGCAATCAATAACGATGTTATGGAACGTTATACTGGAGTGGGAAGCCCAATCGACTGGAAAAAAGATTATATATTAATGGTGCAACACCCTGTGACAACGAGTTATGGTGAGGGTTTTTTTCAAGTTAACCAGACGCTTGAGGCCTTGAGCAGGTTACCCGAAATACAAAAAATAGTGCTATGGCCTAATGTTGATGCAGGAAGCGATGATGTATCGAAAGGGCTCAGGGTTTTCAGAGAAAAGGGGCACGACAAAAACTTTAGATTTTTTAAGAATTTTTCTGCTGAGGATTATGGTCGGGTTGTGGCGAACGCTAAATGTTGTGTTGGGAACTCATCGTCGTTTATTAGGGAAGGCTGTTTTCTAGGGGTTCCGTCTGTAATTATTGGTGATCGACAGGAGGGGAGAGAGCGCGGTAAGAATGTGGTTCATGCGAACTACGATGCAGATGATATTTTTACTAAGGTGAGTGAGCAACTCCAACACGGCAATTATGAGCACGACCCATTATTTGGTAGTGGAAATACTGGAAATAAAATTGCGGATGAATTGGCAAGAATTGACTTAAAACGACTTAAGCGACTCACGTTTTGAAGATGAGAGAATATTAATGAGAGTACTTGCTATTATTCCTGCACGAGGTGGCTCTAAAGGAGTACCCAGAAAAAACTTAAAGCTTTTGGGCAATAAACCGTTGATTGCTTACACCATTGAGACCGCACTCAACTGTAAAGCTGTTACCGACTTGATAACGACGTCGGATGATGATGAAATTTTGCAGGTTGCAGAGTCTTATGGCTCCATGATCATAAAACGTCCTGTAGAATTAGCTATGGATGAGACAAAAATGCCCCCGGTAGTCTCCCACGTTATTGAGACTATGCGTAAGCAATCTGTTGAATATGACACCATTATTCTACTTCAGCCAACATGCCCATTCAGGCTTACAGAGGATATTGATGTGGCCCTGGATATGCTTGAAAAAGGTAATGTGGACTCAGTCATTAGCGTCTGCGAAGTAGGAGATAGTCATCCTGCCAGAATGTATCAAATTAACGAAGGAGGCCTAAAGGCGTTTATGCCTGAATGGGAAAAGGAAAACCGACAGAATCTGCCCAATCTGTATCATCGAAACGGTGTGATATATGCCCTTAAACGTGCTTTGTTTGAAGAGAAACAAACCTTCTTTATTAACAATAGCAAGCCTCTGGTGATTCCAAAAGAGAGGGCTATTAATATCGACGAGGCACTTGATTTCACAATTGCTGAGTTGCTGGTGAAAAATTTCCAATGAATATTCTTAATTTGGACCCGTATTGCTACTCAGAGAAAGCTCGACAAGCGCTTGCATCATTCGGTAATGTGGAGGAAATAGTCTATAGCAGGCCGCAATTGATGGAAAGACTACATAGTGTTGAGGTGCTTATTTTACGCTTTTCCCATCGGATTGACCGGGAAGTAATGGACTGTGCTCCAATGCTTAAGGTGATTGCGACCAACGCTACGGGTACTGACCATATTGATCTAGAGTACGCTAATAAGAAGGGGATTAAGGTCATTTCCTTAAAAGGCGAGTATGAGTTTCTCAGGAATATCCATGCAACAGCTGAGCTTACATGGGGTTTGATTCTGGCAGGTATCCGAAAAATACCTACAGCTTTCGATTCAGTTAAACACAGGGAGTGGGATCGCAATCGGTTTCTCGGAAATGAGCTCTTCGGTCAACGATTGGGAATTGTTGGTTTAGGCCGTATTGGAGAGAAAGTCGCTAATTATGGGCAGGCTTTCGGCATGGAAGTAATAGCTCATGACATTGTGCCGGAGAAAGCCCTAAAGTACCCTTTCGTAACCATGTGCAGTTCTCTTTCAGAGTGTATTGAAAATAGCGATATCCTATCTATCCATGTACCGCTTGATGATGCAACAAACAAATTAATTGGCAGAAATGAAATATCATTAATGAAGCAAAAAAGCTTTTTGGTCAATACCTCACGCGGCGCAATTGTCGATGGTGAGGCGTTGTTAGATGCCTTAATAACAAACCGCATTGCGGGGGCCGCTATGGATGTGCTTGAGGGAGAAGGTGTTAAAGACTTTGTGCAAGAAAACAGCTTGATTCATTATGCAAGCGACAATGACAACTTGCTGATCACCCCACACATAGGAGGAGTGACTTTGCAATCTTGGGAAAAAACGGAATTGTTTATTGCCGAGAAAGTAAAGCAGTATTTGCAATATGAGTGAGGCAAAACTGAATGAATTTGGATAAACCTTCACAGGGTGAAATCTGTTTGGTGTGCGGTAGAGCTAATATAGAGAAGCTATCTCCCGTTTTTTCTAGGTATCAGATAAAAAAGATTATGTATGTGGGGATATGCCGTCAGTGTGGGCATATACAACTATCTCCATTGCCCACGCCAAAAGAAGTCAGTTTTTTTAATGATATTTTTTTGGGAAGGAAGTATACGCCGAATAAAGCTGCGAATAAAAACCATGAACTGAAACTTAAGTTACTTAAAGAAAGAATCGGTTGCTTGGTAAAACCTGGAATGAAAGTACTTGATATAGGTGCCGGAGAGGGCTGGACTATGGATTACTTTCAAGCACAACAATGCGATTATTTTGCAATAGAAGCTATCAATGAACTTCGCCTTTCCTTGGAAGAGAGGGGTGCGGAGGTTATTGGTAGTTCGGTTTATGACGATATCAGCGAATATCATGGTACTTTTGATCTAATTATCTTTCGTCATATTTTGGAACATCTAATCGAGCCTAAAGTTGCTCTAAGGCAGATTGAACAACTGCTTTCTCCGAAAGGAATGCTCTATCTTGCTCTACCCAATGGCCAAAACCCAGAGATTCGCAAAGGCGTGCTGACCAGTTTCTTTCGGCCTGTTCACGTCTCCTATTTTCACAAAGGCAATGTTCAACGTTTAGGAGACGGAGTAGGTCTGCAAACCAATAGCCTAGAAGCAGGTAGAGAAATAGTTGCAATTATGGAGAAGAGAGCGGGTGGCGTGCAAAAGGAGGAGAGGCATAATTACCATTCAGAAATGAAACGGGTGGTGAAACGGGCAAGAAGAAAAGCGACTGCTATCGACCTAAAAAACCTATTAAAAATAGTGATACACCGCTTGTTTCTTGCGAACAGGTAGTGTTCTTTCAACTCCACCAACCATTTTAATAAATAGTGGCGATGAAACATAGAATTAAAAAAGGGCTGATAAGATTATTAGGTAATCAAGCCTATGGAAAGCTGGACCTTTGGCTGAAAATTCTGCGTGTCTACTGGAATCGACTTCTTTCGGCAAAAAAAATCATCAATTTGCATCCTTCTATTAAACGTTTGAATAGACGCTACATTCAGCTTCAAGTAGATAACGCGGAAGTTTTTTTTGGTTATTATGATCACTCCCCAGTTTCTGTTAACGGTAACCTCTGTCTAGCCATGAAAATTGATTCGCCTAACAAGGTGAATATGTTTAATAAGGATAAACTAGTTGGGGAAAAAGCCGCTATTGGTTATTTTGATTTGCAAGACTTGGCATCAGGCTTTCATAAGCTTGGTGACACTCATACATGGTGTTGGCAGCAAGGCGCTAGACTTAGATGGTTTCCTGAATATAGCAATCAGGTTATCTACAATTGCGTTGTAGGGGAGAGCTATGGTGCCGTAATTCAGGATCTTGACGGGAGAGTTGTTAAACGGTTGAAACGCCCTGTTTATGACTTGAATAATGCGGGCGATAAGGCTCTATCGTTGAACTTCTCCCGATTACAACGCTTACGCCCCGGATATGGTTACAGTGTACTTTCGGACACTACGCTATCTCAACGGTGCCCAGCCAATGATGGTGTATGGCTCTATGATATTGAAAGTGAAGAGAGTAGGTTACTCTTTAGTCTGGAGTATCTTGCCAAGTTTGACCCTGACTCCTCTATGATCGGGGCAGAGCATTATATTAATCACTTGTCTTGGAATTTATCGGGTGATCATTTTCTGTTTTTTCACATATGGTGCAATAATGGCAAACGCTATACCCGTGTGTTAACTTGTGATGCTGCTGGTAGTCGCTTGACCGTATTAATCGCGGGTAGCGCATCTCACTATTGCTGGCTGTCTGATACAGATGTTATGGTTGTGACAACGGTGGATGGCAAACTTTCCTATAAAAAATTTGATATTAGCAATGGGGAGCATTACTCGCTGGAGTTGTGGATGCCTCCGGAGGATGGTCATCCTTCAGTCTTGTCTGATCGATACATAATTACAGATACTTACCCAGATAAGTATGGCCAGCAACATCTTCTTTTATGTGATTCGGTGGACAATCGAATCACCACTATTGGTAGTTTTTACGCTTCGCCACTGGCCTTGGGAGAGGTTCGTTGTGACCTGCATCCTAGATCAGCGCCTGCCTTCAATCAGGTTGTTTTCGATTCGGCATTTAGCGGTCGTCGAACGATTAACGTTCTGAGTTTAGATGGGCTTACCTGTGATATGAATGAAAACTCTGGTGAATGAGATATATCGTGTTAAAAAAACATCTGATTAATATTTTTTCATTATGGTTTAGTCGCTTTGGTAAAGTACTTGCTACTATTGTTCTGACACCTTTAATTCTAAATGTACTGGGAGTAGAATCTGCAGCAATTTGGGTGTTGATCTCACAAGTTCTTGGTTTTATGACATTAATGGAACTAGGCCTGGTAACGGCATCCACGAAACTAATTGCCAAGGGGCTGCATTCACCAGATGTAGATAATCAACTTTCAATTGCCGTTACTACTGTATTTGCCTTACTTTCTACATTAGCAATTCTGTTTATGATTGTAACCAGTTTGTTTGCGGCTTATGGTGCAGAACTGTTCAACTTACAGCCTCATAGTCATGAACAATTTCGTAGTCTTTTACTTCTTGGTGGTGTTTGTTATTCAATTTCTTTTCCCTTTCGTATAGGGTTTGGTTTATTAGGCGCTAAGAATTTATTTTATAGGGTTGCTTTTTGGCAAGCTTGCCCTGTAGTTATTCAATTGCTGGCGGTTTTGGCACTTTGGGGAATGGGGTTATTTTCGCTTTATTATTTAGCGCTAATTACGTTTGGCACCTATCTATTTGTTAGCGTTCTTCAATTTCTTGATGGTTGGAGACACTTCCCTGGCCTTAGCTTTAGTTTTTTTCAACTAAATCCTAATAGAATTAAAGAGGTTTTATCGGTAGGTGGAGCCAGCTTCCTAATATCGGCAGGGGCCTCGATCGTTTTTCTTGGCAGCCCTCTAATTGTTGCATCCAGTGTTAATCTTGAAAAACTAGTAGTTTTTTCCTACGCCATGTTGATAACACGAAGTATTTTGCCGTTTCTTAGTATCGGTAGCCGTCTTATTATGCCTGTTGCTGTGGAGCTTAAAGAAAAATCTGATGAAATTGCACTTAAGAACGTTTTTTTTGATAGTGCTCGGTATTCACTTGCTTTAGGCGCGGGCATAGTGATCATTTTTCTTTACAGCCTTGAGGATCTACTTTTTATTTGGTTAAGTGACAATGAACTGGGTCGTGAAGAACTAAAGGACATGAGTACTTATACTATTTCCATTTTTTGCGCAACGGTCATTTCTTTACCCTCTGTTCTTGGTCGATCAGTATTAATCGCTGTAAACCGCCACTGGCTTGCATCTTTATTTGAAGTTGGCTCTGTCATAATTGGTATTTCATTTGGTTCTGCCTTATGCCTTATGGGTTATGGTGCTAACGGTATGGTCGTGGGTATTGTTGCAGTCTATTTTATTAAAGGACTACTTTTTTTTCCTTCGTTACTTTCTCATATATTTGGTATGCAATATGTGAAATTGATTCTTTGTGTTTACAAGAAGCCTTTAGCTCTGTTCCTCATGGTGACATTTTTAAGCTGGGGCGTAACTGCTACCTTCGACAATATTTTCTATCAAGTCGTCTACAACTCAATAATAATTACACTGTTTTGGTGCATTATATTCTCTTTACTGATCATTACTGCATCACACAAAAAACAGGTTAAGCGTTATTTTTTGAATAAATTCGTTTCGAGACATTAAAAAAATGAATGTGATTTTTGCGGCCCAAGGAAGCATTTTGAAAGTATTTCATGCGATAGATGTGGAGCTTCGGAGTAAAGGGTTGGTATCGAAAAGTGCCTATTGGGTGGCTGACGCAGAATACTTTAGATTCAATCTTAACCAGTTGGATGTACTAAACGCCCCTTCAACAACGGTGTTGAAGGAGTGGATGTACACTGATTTTAAAGGTGCTTCTTTGCCTGAAAATTGGCAGTTGCTGGAAGAAAAGTACGAAGCGCTTGATACCGTATGGAATGCAATAGTGGCGGATAGGCGCCTAATGCATGGGCGCTTATGCAAGACTAAGCAGGAGTACAAGGGACACTTTAGCCACGAACAACTGAAGATAATTATTTACAATGCGCTAAATGATATCGATACGCTGATTACTGAGCTGAAGCCAGATCGCATTGTAACATTCGTTCCTGCCACATTTGGTGACATCCTGCTTATCCACGCAGCGGAAGTACACGGTATTGAGTGCCGAGTGTTAAGGTCAACAAAAATAAAAAACTACGTGGCCTTTTCTGACAAGTTAGGCTCTTCTTCGACTTGGCTTGAATCATTATATGAAGACAATTTATTAAATCAGGTGGATAAACCATTTTACTCGCAAGCATTAGCGTTTCTTGAGCAGGGTACTGGTGCTCCAGTTGAATATGAGGGCTCTATTGCTGGTAAAAATAACACTGCGCTGGGCCATATCAAGCGCTATTTTGTTGGTGCTGTTGGAGGAATGGTTCAGAAAGTCCGGCGGATTCGTTTGGGGGTTTCAGGAGACAATCATCTACCGCCATTGTTCGGTGCTTATGTCTATGGGAACCTATTGCGGGAACATATAGAAAAAAACAATAGAAGGCTCATGAGCAAACGACAGTTGTCTCTTGATGATATTGGTGATCTGTCTTATGTTTTCTATCCCCTGCATAGTGAGCCAGAAGTGGCGCTGTCTGTCTACGGCCGTGAACACCAAAATCAGATTGAAACAATACGGCGGATAGCCCAGAGTATTCCGTTGTCTTGGAAGGTTGTCATCAAGGAGCACCCTCGTTCTATAAGTTACCGGACAAGAAAATACTACGAGAAGCTGCTGGACATTCCTAATGTTGTATTTGCAGACCCTGACACCAAGCCATTTTTCTGGAATCAAAAATCAAGGGCTGTTGCCACTGTTAGTGGTTTTGCTGGTTTTGAGGCTGCCATGGCGGGAGTACCTGTTATTGTATTGGGGGATGCCTCATTTTCGCTTTTACCCAAAACGATGATTCGTACTGTCAAAAATATGGAAACTTTTGCTAGTGAATTAAAGTGCTTACTACGAAACCACTCTCATAGCGAAAGCCATCTTCTTGCCTATATAATGGCCAATATGCAGGTGGGGGTAGATGTCAATCTGTATAGTGACCTTCTCGCCAAATCCGGCAGAATTACGATGGATACAGGTGATATCGCAACGCAGATTAGCCGCCTTTCCGATTGGATGCTCCATGACCTGAATGGCGATCACAGTTTTATGAAGGGTAGATGAAGATATATGAGCTTATTTATTGACAAAATTCACCGCCTGCCCAGAATCTGGTCAAATCAAGAGCTCCGCAAGTTTGCTGGACTATTTAAAGGTGACGTAGTGAATGTGAGCGCTTGGCAGGACGCTGACAAGGAAGGGGGCACCTACAAGGAGTATTTTTCCCAGGCTGACAGTTACACAATAACGAATTGGAAGTCGGAGGCTAGAGGTTATCAGGGAGGAGAAGAAGAAATATATCTTGATCTGGAAAGTGATCTTGTCGATTCTTTACGTGGCAGGTTTGACGTAGTGTTCAACCATACAACATTAGAACACATTTTTAATGTAAATAAAGCATTTTCAAACTTGTGTGATATGTCTAAGGATGTGGTCATTGCTTGTGTACCTTTTCTGCAACAGTACCATGGAGAATATGGTGATTATTGGCGGTTTACCCCTCTATTGGTGAAACGGCTATTTGAAGAAAATGGGATGGAGTTAGCTTACTTGAGTTTTAACAATCATAAAGGCTGCTCTGTTTATATCTTTGCTATTGGTGTAAAAAACACAGAAAAATGGAAAGGGGTGTTCGATTATGAATTTACCTGTTTGGATCCTGAAGCAAATAGGGCAGAGCCTTACATTGGTTCCTTAGCCTTGTCTAATGCAGCGTATCGGCTTAAGGTCGGGGCTGGAAGGTGGGTTAAAAAAATTGTGCCTAAGTAGGAATGATTCAGTTTCTTAACCTAACAGGCTTAGTATATGTTTCACTGCTTTTTTAAAAGCGTAGAAAATAATGACGTTAAAATGAAACCGAAACTACTCTATCTGTCTGCTTCCTGCATACCATCTAAATCTGCCAATAGTGTCCACGTGATGAAGATGTGTGATGCTATTCATAGGCAGGGCGTGGATACTATGTTGTTATCTCGTAAAGGGGCACAAAGCGTAGCAAAAGATAGCCGCGAATTTTACGGTACAACTTCCAATTTTAAGATTAGAGCTTATCCCACTATAGAGCTCCCTGGCGTCAGTTTTCTCACCTCACTATTGTATTTCTTTAATATTGCTCAATCTTCCAACGAAGAAACGATTTTTTATGGGCGAGACCTGCCTTCTTTGTTGTTATGTGCTCTATTGAGGAAGCATTTTGTTTATGAAACCCATGGTATCCCGCATAAAAAAGCACTGGTCTTGATGGAAAAATTTCTTCTTAAAAGCCGTTATCTCAAAGGCATGGTGTTCATATCTCAGTCTTTAAAAGATCTTTATTCTATCTCTGAAAATGAAACAAGAAACATTGTGTTGCATGATTCTGCAGATCCGCCGGAAAGTTTGGATGATAGAATACGGCTAAAAGGAGCATTCAAATTTAACGTTGTGTATGTTGGTGCGCTCTATGCTGGCAGAGGGGTAGACCTTATTTATAAGTTAGCAGAGCGACTACCTAACGTAGCATTTCACCTATTTGGAGGCAGCCGAGAAGAGGTGTTACGCGAGCAGCACAACACACAAAGGTTGCAATTAGAAAATGTCTTTTTTTACGGATATATATCACCTAAAGAAACATATAAGTGCCGTAATAGTGCTGATGTGTTGTTAATGCCATATCAAAAGAGCGTCATGACTATAAATAACGCTAGTGAAACTTCAAGGTATATGTCTCCACTCAAACTGTTTGAGTATATGGCTAGTCGGAAACCCATTATTAGTTCAGATCACAGAGTATTACAGGAAGTCTTAGTGGACGGTGTAAACGCGCTACTTTGTGACCCGGAGAAAATCGAAATGTGGGAGCGCGCGATTGTTAAACTAAGCAATAGTGAAGAGTTGCGTGAAAACTTGGCTAATCGAGCATATGAGGATTTTTGTGGAAACTATACCTGGGACAAAAGAGCGTCAACAATATTGTCGAACTTTGGTGATACTTGAAAATTAAAGCTGTTAGATCACATAGGCTAATGTAATAGCATATGAATAAAGTTGAACGATTTCAGTTTAAGCTACATTTATTAGACTCTCTGAACAATACTCTCGGCCAGGGGGCTTATATTTTGGATCTTGGTTGCGGAGCTGGTGGCCTAGTTAAAGCTATGCGAGATCAGGGTTACAACGGTTATGGTTGTGACTTATCTTTCAAAGAGGGCGATTTCACTGATGAACTCGTCGATTTGGGCTATTTGAGGAAAATGTCGCAAGAGGATTTACGCTTGCCTTTTGATGATGAATCATTTGATTTTGTTACCAGTGATCAGGTATTTGAGCATATTCAGGATCATGATTTTGCAGTATCAGAAATTAAACGAGTACTAAAGCCTGGCGGCATTTCTTTGCATATTTTCCCCCCCCCCTTGATATTAATTGAGCCTCATGTTTTTGTGCCTTTTGGCGCTATTTTCCAGAGCCGAGCTTGGCTGTATTTTTGGGCCTTAACTGGAATTAGAACGAGTTTGCAAAAAGGGTTTACCTATAAAGAAGTGGCGAAGGCAAATTTTAGATATCTAGAAAATAAAACTAACTATATACCCAAGAAAGAAATTGAACGCATTTTAAAGCAATACTCTTTTCAATATTCTTTTTGTGAATTAGAGATGCTCAAGCATTATAGTGCTAGGACTAAGGCTTTAACGTCCATACATAAGGCTATTCCAATATTGCAGTGGTTGTGTAGTACTTTTGTTAGTAGGGCTCTTTTTATGAAAAAGGGAAGGAGAGTATAACCTAATTGCTGGCAGTCTAGACACAAAAAAGGCGCTGCATTCCTTGCAGCGCCTTGTCAGTTTGATGCTTCCCTTACCATTCCCTAGGTAACCGGCCGTCCATGTTTACTTCCTTGTCTGACGTGGTCAACCAAAGTTGTACAACCCAGTTAAGCTACTTTTCTTAGTTCAGTCATTTCTTTTTCAAATTCCGCCGGGCTTCGATAGCCCAGATAGGAATGCATCCGCTGATTGTTATAAAACACTGAGATGTACTCCAGGATGTCTTGCTGAGCTTCATGTCGTGTTTGATAGCTTTTCCATTGAACACGTTCTTGCTTCAAAGTTCCAAAGAAACTTTCAACAACCGCATTATCCCAACAGTCACCTTTCTTGCTCATACTTCCATTAAAATTATGCAGCGTTAGAAGTTTTCTAAACTCCTTGCTGGCGTACTGGCTCCCCCGATCAGAATGATGTATTAACCCGGCCTGCGGGCGTCTTTGCCAAATTGCCATCTTGAGTGCATCACAAACCATCTGAGCCTTCATTCGCGAACTCATGCTCCAGCCAACAACCTTTCTTGAGTAAAGGTCAATCACAACAGCTAAATACAGCCAACCTTCTTGTGTCCAGATATACGTGATATCTGAGGCATAAACCTGATCAGGCTTTTCAACTGCAAACTCCCGCTCTAACAGATTATCGAATACAGGTTGCTTATGATTACTGTTTGTCGTGACCTTATACTTTTTCTTGTGCTTGACCTTAACACCAGCTTCTTTCATTAACTTTCTAGTTTTGTTCCTGCCTACCCGATAGCCAAGAATATTCAGCGCTTTTTTCATTCTTCGGTAGCCGTATGTATGCTCACTTGACTCTGCGATATCTTGTATCCATTCAATCATTTCGGTATGAGTTGGATCGTCAGACATAGTAGCTTGGCGTTTTAAAAAACTATAATAACCTGAACGTGTAACACCCAATTGTTGGCACATAATGCCAATAGGCCACACCTTTTTATGCTGGGCGATGAAAGCGTATTTTACTTTGCTTCCGTGGCAAAAAAGGTGGCTGCTTTTTTTAGGATGTCGCGCTCCATCTTGAGCCGTTTGTTTTCTTCCCTTAAGCGGCGAAGCTCTTCTTGTTCCGGTGTCAGCTTTCCATTGCCGCGGAATGCGTGACCATCATCATTTTCGTGCTCTTTGATCCAGCGCCCTAAAACGTTAGGATTAATACCAAGATTTCTTGCCGCTTCAGCCTTCGAATAGCCCTGGTCAATTACCAGACTAATCGCGTCTAATTTAAACTCTTTTGAGTACTTCTTTCTTGCTGCCATTTTTCACTCCAGTTTTTAGGATTATCTCTTAACTGGTGTGTACAAATCTATTAGACCACGTCAGTCCGCATCCTTACGTTAACTGCTACTTCTCGTTAAAGAAACTGCATGTCGTCCTGACGAGATGAATAGTACGGAAGGACATTGTTTGGGTCTGTAGGACATATTCTAAATACGTGTGAGATATGTCTTACATGTCTTTTGAAGGCTGGCATACTGTTTGCTTGCCATGCTGTAAGCACATTTACTTACGGATTTTTGACAGATTTAATCCAAAATAAACATAACAACAATTTATAGGGGGATTTATGAATACACAGACTCAAAGCCAAGCAGAAGGCGTTAAAGAGAATCAAGACAATGAGCAGGCGTTTATAGACTACTTAATCTGGTCGGTGGCTCACGACCAAGACCCTCATGCATTATATGACGACCCGATAGCGGTTTTCAGAAATGAGTCTAAGCAAGAGGTTGCGTAATCTGTTTGTAGCTTTTATTTGCAGTCTTAAGGCCTTG
Proteins encoded in this window:
- a CDS encoding N-acetylneuraminate synthase family protein, producing the protein MTYIIAEIGQAHDGSLGILHSYIDAVADTGVDAIKFQTHIAEAESSPLEGFRINFSYEDKTRFDYWKRMSFNFAQWQEIKAHCDSVGIDFLSTPFSNQAVDWLASLDMKMFKVGSGDVSNYLMLDKIGKTGKPIILSSGLSSLEDIEGSLNFLSRYGNEVAVLQCTTKYPTAFEDVGLNVMTDIRKRFSVKTGLSDHSGSIFPALAAASLGADVIEVHTVFDRRMFGPDSSSSLTLDELRELVKGIRAIGKMLSATIDKSKPQLDPNLKTLFGKTLCINKNKNAGSIISVDDLDGKKPAGQGVTVTEFEKVVGKKLTRGIQQWEFIQEADYE
- the neuC gene encoding UDP-N-acetylglucosamine 2-epimerase, with the translated sequence MNKKKICVVVASRANYGRVKYLMKAIQAHDELELQLIVGASTLLSRFGKAIDVIKEDGFTPDRSIHYVVEGETLLTQAKSTGIGIVELSTAFDDLKPDAVVTVADRFETKATAVAATYLNIPLIHLQGGEVSGNIDDRVRHAITKLADFHFVATEESRKRVIRMGEEPETVFNYGCPSMDVLVYDSLAINNDVMERYTGVGSPIDWKKDYILMVQHPVTTSYGEGFFQVNQTLEALSRLPEIQKIVLWPNVDAGSDDVSKGLRVFREKGHDKNFRFFKNFSAEDYGRVVANAKCCVGNSSSFIREGCFLGVPSVIIGDRQEGRERGKNVVHANYDADDIFTKVSEQLQHGNYEHDPLFGSGNTGNKIADELARIDLKRLKRLTF
- a CDS encoding acylneuraminate cytidylyltransferase family protein; translation: MRVLAIIPARGGSKGVPRKNLKLLGNKPLIAYTIETALNCKAVTDLITTSDDDEILQVAESYGSMIIKRPVELAMDETKMPPVVSHVIETMRKQSVEYDTIILLQPTCPFRLTEDIDVALDMLEKGNVDSVISVCEVGDSHPARMYQINEGGLKAFMPEWEKENRQNLPNLYHRNGVIYALKRALFEEKQTFFINNSKPLVIPKERAINIDEALDFTIAELLVKNFQ
- a CDS encoding NAD(P)-dependent oxidoreductase, coding for MNILNLDPYCYSEKARQALASFGNVEEIVYSRPQLMERLHSVEVLILRFSHRIDREVMDCAPMLKVIATNATGTDHIDLEYANKKGIKVISLKGEYEFLRNIHATAELTWGLILAGIRKIPTAFDSVKHREWDRNRFLGNELFGQRLGIVGLGRIGEKVANYGQAFGMEVIAHDIVPEKALKYPFVTMCSSLSECIENSDILSIHVPLDDATNKLIGRNEISLMKQKSFLVNTSRGAIVDGEALLDALITNRIAGAAMDVLEGEGVKDFVQENSLIHYASDNDNLLITPHIGGVTLQSWEKTELFIAEKVKQYLQYE
- a CDS encoding class I SAM-dependent methyltransferase, whose translation is MNLDKPSQGEICLVCGRANIEKLSPVFSRYQIKKIMYVGICRQCGHIQLSPLPTPKEVSFFNDIFLGRKYTPNKAANKNHELKLKLLKERIGCLVKPGMKVLDIGAGEGWTMDYFQAQQCDYFAIEAINELRLSLEERGAEVIGSSVYDDISEYHGTFDLIIFRHILEHLIEPKVALRQIEQLLSPKGMLYLALPNGQNPEIRKGVLTSFFRPVHVSYFHKGNVQRLGDGVGLQTNSLEAGREIVAIMEKRAGGVQKEERHNYHSEMKRVVKRARRKATAIDLKNLLKIVIHRLFLANR
- a CDS encoding lipopolysaccharide biosynthesis protein; the encoded protein is MLKKHLINIFSLWFSRFGKVLATIVLTPLILNVLGVESAAIWVLISQVLGFMTLMELGLVTASTKLIAKGLHSPDVDNQLSIAVTTVFALLSTLAILFMIVTSLFAAYGAELFNLQPHSHEQFRSLLLLGGVCYSISFPFRIGFGLLGAKNLFYRVAFWQACPVVIQLLAVLALWGMGLFSLYYLALITFGTYLFVSVLQFLDGWRHFPGLSFSFFQLNPNRIKEVLSVGGASFLISAGASIVFLGSPLIVASSVNLEKLVVFSYAMLITRSILPFLSIGSRLIMPVAVELKEKSDEIALKNVFFDSARYSLALGAGIVIIFLYSLEDLLFIWLSDNELGREELKDMSTYTISIFCATVISLPSVLGRSVLIAVNRHWLASLFEVGSVIIGISFGSALCLMGYGANGMVVGIVAVYFIKGLLFFPSLLSHIFGMQYVKLILCVYKKPLALFLMVTFLSWGVTATFDNIFYQVVYNSIIITLFWCIIFSLLIITASHKKQVKRYFLNKFVSRH